One stretch of Leadbetterella byssophila DSM 17132 DNA includes these proteins:
- a CDS encoding HEAT repeat domain-containing protein, whose amino-acid sequence MKRSLLIHILGVVYCLSCSTAPQEDMLVKTVGPEDAEFAAQLEKEAPISLAPGLNIKLWATDSLAPDPVSMSIDDYNNIYLTRTNRQKNSEFDIRGHRDWMTESISWQSVEDRRAFLKRFFDEKDSEKNNWLPDLNGDGLHDWRDLTVEKEEVWKLEDTNGDGRADKSSRVLHDFHEEITDVAGAILVRRKDAFIGLGPDLWRLEDTNGDGYYDKKTSISHGWHVHVGFGGHGMSGLVEGPDGKIYWGIGDPGMNVIDQTGKQHFFPNEGVIVRCNPDGSDFEVFSHGHRNTHEFVFDQYGNVISSDNDGDHPGESERLVHLVEGSDSGWRINWQFGKYTDPKNNSYKVWMDEGMYLPRHDKQAAYFLPPIRNYHNGPTGMQFNPGTALGKSWLNKFFLVEFTGTPTGAHIWAFDLKPKGASFDFNSEIDMVNGVLATGIRFGTDGALYAADWVNGWGTKNYGRVWKIDVNENDLAEERKRIKDLMAADYEGMTRDELYELLFYPDMRIRQKAQFELADRSKGISMFEKAVSQKKNQLARIHGIWGIGQILNIGKGNFKALTAILKDTDEEIVAQAAKVLGDARVKEAAKDLIPLLNHSNPRVKFFAAQALGRISSKEAVPGLIKLLSLNKDEDLYLRHAATLALSRIEDKNAVYSLIKSPERSLRLAAVLVLRKWQDPKLAEFLNDSDEYIVAEAARAINDDLSVPEALPALAKLVGKPEITSEVIMRRAINASLRVGGDVELNALVQYAQNTKAPGILRGEALATLAVWAEPSVLDRVDGRHRGKVSRDAGKVKALLMPQISKFLDENDPAIISAALNVLKEFKVGDYNARLEKIYHSAKDPKIQMAVLSSLSELKYANITPLVHDALNSTDRGLRSTALGMIKEIDWKTEDLQKMVSTVISKGELGEMQRLLRGLSEMPIQKTEGIFSALIQQVKSNKFPLEVRLDLADALGAISSERLKKEFAEVSEKSDKYSDVLYGGNRRRGEQYFKQNVTGQCIRCHTLGDGPSVGPDLGKIGEVLDRKQLLQALVEPSARLSPGFGNVKLVLKGGQEVVGTLLKESSTELLLKTSEAEPLRVPLNRIEQRENFPSAMPAMGELMSKHEMRDVIEFLANLKNN is encoded by the coding sequence ATGAAACGATCCCTCCTGATTCACATATTGGGGGTAGTCTACTGTTTGAGTTGCAGTACCGCCCCACAAGAAGATATGTTGGTAAAGACCGTCGGTCCTGAAGATGCCGAATTTGCCGCTCAATTAGAGAAAGAAGCGCCTATCTCTTTAGCTCCTGGATTGAATATTAAGTTGTGGGCAACTGACTCTCTTGCCCCTGATCCGGTGTCTATGAGCATCGATGATTACAATAATATTTATCTGACTCGTACTAACCGACAAAAAAATTCTGAATTCGATATAAGAGGTCATAGAGACTGGATGACCGAGTCCATCTCTTGGCAATCTGTAGAAGACAGAAGGGCATTCTTAAAGCGCTTTTTCGATGAGAAGGATTCTGAAAAGAACAATTGGTTGCCTGACCTCAACGGAGATGGACTGCATGATTGGAGAGATTTGACGGTAGAAAAGGAAGAAGTGTGGAAATTAGAGGATACAAATGGGGACGGTAGGGCAGATAAATCCAGCAGAGTACTGCACGATTTTCATGAGGAAATCACTGACGTTGCGGGTGCTATTTTAGTAAGGAGAAAGGATGCCTTTATAGGTTTAGGGCCTGATTTATGGAGATTAGAGGATACTAATGGAGATGGATATTACGATAAGAAGACTTCCATTTCTCACGGATGGCATGTGCATGTAGGTTTTGGAGGACACGGGATGTCAGGATTAGTAGAAGGACCGGACGGCAAGATTTACTGGGGTATAGGTGATCCTGGAATGAACGTCATAGATCAAACGGGGAAACAACATTTTTTCCCTAACGAAGGGGTAATTGTTCGCTGCAACCCTGATGGTTCTGATTTTGAGGTTTTCTCGCATGGTCATAGGAATACGCATGAGTTTGTCTTTGATCAGTATGGCAATGTCATTAGTAGTGATAATGATGGGGATCATCCGGGAGAGTCAGAACGTTTGGTTCATTTGGTTGAAGGTTCTGATTCGGGTTGGAGAATCAACTGGCAGTTTGGAAAATATACAGATCCAAAGAATAATTCATACAAGGTTTGGATGGACGAAGGCATGTACCTTCCCAGACATGACAAGCAGGCGGCCTACTTTCTTCCGCCTATACGAAATTACCACAATGGTCCCACCGGAATGCAGTTTAATCCCGGTACAGCATTGGGCAAATCTTGGCTGAATAAGTTTTTCCTCGTAGAATTTACAGGTACACCTACAGGAGCGCATATTTGGGCTTTCGATCTCAAACCGAAAGGAGCGAGCTTTGATTTTAACTCTGAGATTGATATGGTGAATGGAGTGCTAGCCACAGGAATTCGGTTTGGTACTGATGGAGCACTTTACGCTGCCGACTGGGTCAATGGCTGGGGTACTAAGAACTATGGTAGAGTGTGGAAGATAGATGTGAATGAGAATGATTTAGCTGAAGAGCGTAAAAGGATCAAGGACCTGATGGCGGCAGATTACGAAGGGATGACAAGGGACGAACTATACGAATTGCTTTTCTATCCGGATATGCGAATTCGTCAAAAGGCTCAATTTGAACTAGCCGATCGTTCAAAAGGCATTTCCATGTTTGAAAAAGCGGTCAGTCAAAAGAAAAACCAATTAGCAAGGATTCATGGTATTTGGGGTATTGGTCAGATTCTCAATATTGGAAAGGGCAATTTTAAAGCGTTAACGGCCATACTAAAGGACACTGATGAAGAGATCGTAGCTCAAGCCGCCAAGGTTTTGGGAGATGCAAGGGTAAAAGAAGCCGCAAAGGATCTAATTCCATTGTTAAATCATTCAAATCCAAGGGTTAAGTTTTTTGCAGCCCAAGCTTTAGGCCGAATCTCCAGTAAGGAGGCTGTTCCCGGATTAATTAAATTACTCTCATTAAACAAGGACGAAGATTTATACTTACGTCATGCGGCAACGCTTGCGCTTTCTCGCATAGAAGATAAGAATGCGGTTTATTCTTTGATCAAGAGTCCTGAGAGATCCTTGCGACTAGCAGCAGTGCTGGTTTTGAGGAAATGGCAAGATCCCAAATTAGCTGAATTCCTAAACGATTCGGACGAGTACATAGTAGCGGAGGCCGCTCGAGCAATCAATGACGACCTCTCTGTGCCAGAGGCATTGCCTGCTTTGGCTAAGTTAGTGGGAAAGCCTGAAATAACCTCAGAAGTGATCATGCGTAGGGCCATCAATGCATCTTTGAGAGTAGGAGGGGATGTAGAGTTGAATGCTTTGGTTCAGTATGCTCAAAATACCAAAGCTCCGGGAATACTTAGAGGTGAGGCATTAGCTACTCTGGCCGTTTGGGCGGAGCCTTCCGTACTGGATAGGGTAGATGGTAGACATAGAGGAAAAGTAAGTAGAGATGCAGGCAAGGTCAAAGCACTCTTGATGCCTCAGATTAGCAAATTCTTAGATGAAAATGATCCTGCAATCATCTCTGCGGCATTGAATGTGTTGAAGGAATTCAAAGTAGGTGATTACAATGCCCGCTTAGAAAAGATTTATCATTCCGCTAAGGATCCAAAAATTCAAATGGCAGTGCTCTCATCTTTGTCGGAACTGAAGTATGCAAATATTACTCCTTTGGTGCATGATGCTTTAAATAGTACTGATCGTGGCTTGCGTTCCACAGCTCTAGGTATGATCAAAGAGATAGATTGGAAAACCGAGGATCTTCAGAAAATGGTGTCTACGGTTATTAGTAAGGGTGAGTTAGGTGAAATGCAACGTTTACTAAGAGGATTGTCTGAGATGCCTATACAAAAAACGGAAGGTATCTTCTCCGCCTTAATTCAACAGGTGAAATCGAATAAGTTCCCTCTGGAGGTAAGGCTTGATTTAGCAGATGCCTTAGGGGCGATTTCCTCCGAAAGATTGAAGAAAGAGTTCGCAGAAGTCAGTGAGAAGAGTGATAAGTACAGTGATGTCCTGTATGGAGGCAATAGACGGAGGGGTGAGCAATATTTTAAACAAAATGTTACGGGTCAATGTATAAGATGCCATACCCTTGGAGATGGGCCTTCGGTGGGGCCGGATTTAGGGAAGATTGGTGAGGTGCTGGATAGGAAACAATTGTTGCAAGCATTAGTGGAGCCTAGTGCCAGATTATCTCCGGGTTTTGGTAATGTAAAATTGGTACTCAAAGGAGGTCAGGAGGTAGTAGGAACGCTATTAAAGGAATCCTCCACTGAGTTACTATTAAAAACTTCAGAAGCTGAGCCACTTAGAGTGCCACTTAATAGAATAGAGCAAAGGGAGAATTTTCCTTCCGCAATGCCAGCCATGGGTGAATTGATGAGTAAACATGAAATGCGGGATGTGATTGAGTTCCTCGCTAATTTAAAGAACAACTAG
- the rplT gene encoding 50S ribosomal protein L20 translates to MPRSVNHVASRARRKKVLKLAKGYFGRRKNVWTVAKNAVEKGLVYAYIGRKQKKRNFRSLWIVRINAGVRPYGLSYSVFINKVQKAGIELNRKVLADLALNHPDAFKAIVEKVK, encoded by the coding sequence ATGCCACGTAGTGTCAATCATGTAGCGTCGAGAGCACGCCGCAAAAAAGTTCTGAAGTTAGCCAAGGGTTACTTCGGAAGAAGAAAAAATGTTTGGACAGTTGCTAAGAACGCTGTCGAAAAAGGTTTAGTTTACGCTTATATTGGTCGTAAACAAAAGAAAAGAAACTTCCGTAGCTTGTGGATCGTAAGGATCAATGCAGGGGTTAGACCTTATGGTTTATCTTACTCTGTATTCATTAACAAGGTACAAAAAGCAGGCATTGAACTTAACAGAAAAGTATTGGCTGACTTGGCCTTGAATCATCCTGATGCTTTCAAAGCCATCGTTGAAAAAGTAAAATAA
- the rpmI gene encoding 50S ribosomal protein L35 yields MPKQKTNSGAKKRFKLTGTGKIKRKHAFHSHILTKKSNKRKRNLVTTTLVSPADEGRIKSLLNG; encoded by the coding sequence ATGCCAAAGCAAAAAACAAATTCAGGAGCGAAAAAAAGATTCAAATTGACTGGTACTGGAAAAATCAAGCGTAAGCATGCTTTCCACAGCCACATTTTGACTAAAAAGTCTAACAAGAGAAAAAGAAACCTTGTAACGACTACGCTCGTTAGTCCTGCTGATGAAGGACGTATCAAAAGCTTGTTGAACGGATAA
- the dnaE gene encoding DNA polymerase III subunit alpha: MKFSHLHNHTQYSLLDGASSIKKLFAKAQQDEMPAVAITDHGNMFGVFDFVATAGKYGVKPIVGCEFYVVDDHTRKSFTKDQKDVRYHQLLLAKNAEGYKNLTKLCSLGYMEGLYSKYPRITKALIEKYKDGLIATTCCIGALVPKTILKKGEEEAEQEFRWWLDRFGEDYYVEIQRHDMAEQIRVNEVLLKFAKKYNVKVIASNDSHYVDQSDWVAHDILLCINTGEKLSTPSNKEFSDDAEGSTKGTRFAFYNDQFYFKTTAEMTQLFSDIPEAIDNTNEIVGKVDHLNLKKDILLPNFPIPQEFKVHADDTLNQWEYLRHLTFEGARKRYGTVSPEAEERLNFELHTIKTMGFAGYFLIVMDFIKAGRELGVMIGPGRGSAAGSAVAYCIGITNIDPIKYNLLFERFLNPDRKSMPDIDTDFDDEGRQRVIDYVVDKYGKNQVAQIITYGTMATKSSVKDVARVMDLPLAEANHIAKLIPDKPGYGMNFQKLIHAPISGPKSLTEIGLNPDEIENVKQIRDMYEGKDLTAKVLKQAEKLEGTVRNTGIHAAGIIIAPYDLSEIVPVSVAKDSDLLITQFEGKVIEDAGVIKMDFLGLRNLTIIKEALRMIKENYGVEIDIDNIPLDDEETYRLFQRGETNAIFQFESDGMKKYMKELQPDRFDDLIAMNALYRPGPIGYIPNYINRKHGREPITYDLPEMEEHLAETYGITVYQEQVMLLSQKLANFTKGDADTLRKAMGKKQKEVLDKMKAKFMEGGAKNGHPEKVLDKVWTDWEAFAQYAFNKSHSTCYAFVAYQTAYLKTHYTAEYMAGVLTSQLGNIEKITFFMEECKALGLQVLGPDINESQKRFSVNKKHEIRFGLGGIKGTGDAAVDAIIEEREKNGQFKDIFDFITRVNLRTVNKKTLESLAYAGAFDCFEEIHRAIYFHVSEEGGTFIERLIRYANKVQEDKMSTQNTLFGTLGGDTAFNIQKPKIEKVEEWGNIEKLRYEKEVVGFYISGHPLDQFAMEMSLCRPLDNTLLEKENKDKEFTIGGVVTSANIRQSKNGNQFGIYRIEDYTGSLEIALFGKDFIEFSRYFIPEAFIYIKGKVMGRWGKDDELEFKPQVIDLLSEMKEKRLREMKLKIDLNELDTPLVNSLQNIILKNPGKFGLKIDVYDPQNQYDIALFSRTVKIEITKEIHQELTALLGAGNVSLN; this comes from the coding sequence ATGAAGTTTTCCCACCTACATAATCATACTCAATATTCGCTTCTTGATGGTGCATCAAGCATTAAAAAGCTCTTTGCTAAGGCTCAGCAAGACGAAATGCCCGCCGTGGCCATCACAGACCACGGAAATATGTTTGGGGTGTTCGATTTCGTGGCAACAGCCGGAAAATATGGAGTAAAACCTATTGTGGGATGTGAATTTTATGTAGTAGATGACCACACCCGTAAATCCTTTACAAAGGACCAAAAAGACGTAAGATATCACCAACTCCTTCTAGCAAAAAATGCGGAGGGATATAAAAACCTCACCAAACTCTGTTCTCTGGGCTATATGGAGGGACTATACAGTAAATACCCTCGTATCACCAAAGCACTTATTGAAAAGTACAAAGATGGCCTAATAGCCACTACCTGCTGTATAGGTGCATTAGTACCAAAAACCATCCTAAAAAAAGGAGAAGAGGAGGCAGAACAGGAGTTCCGCTGGTGGCTAGACAGATTTGGTGAAGATTATTATGTGGAGATCCAAAGGCATGACATGGCAGAGCAAATCCGTGTAAATGAAGTTCTGCTAAAATTCGCCAAGAAATACAATGTAAAGGTCATTGCTTCTAATGATAGTCACTATGTAGACCAATCAGACTGGGTAGCACATGACATTCTTCTTTGTATCAATACTGGTGAGAAATTATCTACTCCTTCAAACAAAGAATTCTCCGATGATGCAGAGGGTAGTACAAAGGGTACGCGATTTGCCTTTTATAACGATCAATTCTATTTCAAGACCACGGCTGAGATGACGCAGCTCTTCTCAGATATTCCAGAGGCCATAGATAATACGAATGAAATCGTGGGCAAAGTAGATCATTTGAACCTTAAAAAGGACATACTTCTTCCAAACTTCCCCATACCACAAGAGTTTAAAGTACACGCGGACGATACTTTAAACCAATGGGAATACTTGAGACACCTGACCTTTGAAGGAGCTAGAAAGAGATATGGAACCGTTAGTCCGGAAGCAGAGGAGCGACTTAATTTTGAGTTGCACACCATCAAAACCATGGGTTTTGCGGGATACTTTCTGATTGTAATGGACTTTATTAAGGCGGGAAGGGAGCTAGGCGTAATGATAGGACCCGGAAGGGGTTCTGCTGCCGGATCAGCTGTGGCTTATTGCATAGGGATTACGAATATTGACCCTATCAAGTATAACCTCCTATTTGAGCGTTTCCTTAACCCGGACCGTAAATCCATGCCCGATATTGATACGGACTTTGACGATGAAGGCAGACAAAGGGTCATTGACTACGTGGTGGATAAGTACGGAAAGAACCAGGTAGCTCAGATCATCACTTACGGTACCATGGCTACCAAATCTTCCGTAAAGGACGTAGCCCGGGTAATGGACTTGCCTTTAGCAGAAGCCAACCATATTGCTAAGTTGATACCGGATAAACCAGGGTATGGAATGAACTTCCAAAAGTTGATTCATGCTCCCATTTCAGGGCCAAAATCACTAACGGAAATAGGCCTGAATCCCGATGAGATAGAAAATGTGAAGCAGATTCGGGACATGTACGAAGGTAAAGACCTAACTGCAAAAGTCCTGAAACAAGCAGAAAAACTGGAAGGTACCGTTCGAAACACCGGTATCCATGCGGCGGGTATAATCATTGCCCCCTATGATCTCTCTGAAATTGTACCTGTTTCTGTAGCTAAGGACTCTGACCTGCTCATCACTCAGTTTGAAGGAAAGGTCATTGAGGATGCAGGGGTAATTAAGATGGACTTTCTAGGCTTGCGTAACTTAACCATCATCAAGGAAGCCTTACGCATGATCAAAGAAAACTATGGCGTGGAAATCGACATTGATAATATTCCTTTGGACGATGAAGAGACGTACAGACTCTTCCAAAGAGGAGAAACCAATGCCATCTTCCAGTTCGAATCAGACGGGATGAAGAAGTACATGAAAGAGCTTCAACCGGACAGATTTGATGATCTTATCGCCATGAATGCCCTTTACCGTCCGGGACCTATAGGTTATATCCCTAACTACATTAACCGTAAGCACGGTAGAGAACCTATCACCTATGACCTTCCGGAAATGGAGGAGCACCTGGCGGAAACCTATGGTATCACCGTGTATCAGGAGCAGGTAATGCTTTTGTCACAAAAGTTGGCCAACTTCACCAAAGGTGACGCAGATACCCTGCGTAAAGCCATGGGTAAGAAGCAGAAGGAAGTCCTAGATAAGATGAAGGCCAAATTCATGGAAGGGGGAGCAAAAAATGGTCACCCTGAAAAGGTATTGGACAAGGTCTGGACGGACTGGGAAGCCTTTGCTCAATATGCCTTCAACAAGTCACACTCCACCTGTTATGCTTTTGTGGCCTATCAAACAGCCTATTTAAAGACACACTACACTGCAGAATACATGGCTGGGGTTTTAACGTCTCAATTGGGCAACATAGAGAAGATCACCTTCTTTATGGAAGAGTGTAAGGCATTAGGACTACAAGTTTTAGGTCCTGACATCAATGAATCCCAAAAACGTTTTAGCGTTAATAAGAAACATGAAATTCGTTTCGGTCTGGGAGGAATCAAGGGGACAGGAGACGCAGCCGTAGATGCCATTATAGAAGAAAGAGAGAAGAACGGACAGTTCAAGGATATTTTTGACTTTATCACTCGAGTAAACCTAAGAACGGTAAATAAGAAAACCCTCGAATCTTTAGCGTATGCAGGGGCTTTTGACTGTTTTGAGGAGATTCACAGAGCGATATATTTTCATGTTTCAGAAGAAGGTGGAACATTTATTGAAAGGTTAATCCGCTATGCCAACAAGGTTCAGGAAGACAAAATGAGCACCCAAAATACCTTGTTTGGTACTCTCGGAGGTGATACTGCCTTTAATATCCAAAAGCCAAAGATTGAAAAGGTAGAAGAATGGGGAAACATAGAGAAACTACGTTACGAGAAAGAAGTGGTAGGATTCTACATCTCCGGGCACCCATTGGATCAGTTTGCGATGGAAATGAGCTTATGCCGTCCTTTGGATAATACCTTATTAGAAAAGGAGAATAAAGACAAAGAGTTTACCATAGGTGGAGTAGTCACGTCTGCTAATATTCGTCAATCCAAAAACGGAAATCAATTCGGAATCTACAGGATAGAAGATTATACAGGTTCCCTAGAAATCGCCCTATTCGGAAAAGACTTCATAGAATTCTCTCGATACTTCATACCTGAAGCCTTTATTTATATCAAAGGTAAGGTCATGGGAAGATGGGGCAAGGATGATGAATTAGAATTCAAACCTCAAGTCATTGACCTCCTGAGCGAGATGAAGGAAAAGAGGCTGAGAGAAATGAAGCTCAAGATTGACTTAAATGAGTTGGATACTCCTTTGGTTAACAGCTTACAAAATATCATCTTGAAGAATCCCGGAAAATTCGGTCTAAAAATAGATGTATATGATCCTCAAAATCAATATGACATTGCCTTATTTTCCCGAACAGTTAAGATAGAGATCACCAAAGAGATACATCAAGAACTCACTGCCCTTCTAGGTGCAGGGAATGTTTCTCTCAACTAA
- a CDS encoding lysophospholipid acyltransferase family protein, with product MEAISFYLLYPLIWAFSLLPLRILYLFSDFVLYPLLYKVVGYRKKVVRDNILSVYPDWSEERRLELESKFYHYLSDLFIETIKGFSISFSELNKRVSYANLEEFNAYFERYDGLVMTAGHVGNYEWLAQHFPQFRHLKMGVPYRKLTNPYFDKAFRASRERGGATLFHTDKTWDYLGEVTGKYLLVLANDQSAPAAKSFWVKFLNRDTSFFEGTEKIARQLNAPVIFVKISVPKRGHYRVSFHLITEDPSKEELGHILNEHARLLEENIHAAPQYWLWSHKRWKHKKPAGFTYGFTRRIS from the coding sequence ATGGAAGCCATAAGTTTTTATCTTTTATATCCCCTGATTTGGGCTTTTTCATTATTGCCTTTAAGGATTCTGTATCTTTTCTCTGATTTTGTTTTGTATCCATTACTGTACAAAGTGGTGGGTTACAGAAAGAAGGTAGTACGAGATAATATTCTTTCTGTCTATCCCGATTGGTCTGAGGAGAGAAGGTTGGAACTGGAGTCTAAGTTTTATCATTACTTGTCAGATCTTTTTATAGAAACCATAAAAGGATTCAGTATCTCATTTTCTGAGCTGAATAAGAGGGTAAGTTATGCTAATTTAGAGGAGTTTAATGCCTATTTTGAGAGATATGATGGATTAGTAATGACTGCAGGTCATGTGGGGAATTACGAGTGGTTAGCACAGCATTTTCCTCAATTCCGTCATTTGAAAATGGGGGTGCCGTATAGAAAATTGACCAATCCCTATTTTGACAAAGCATTTCGTGCCTCCAGAGAAAGGGGAGGGGCTACCCTTTTTCATACTGACAAGACCTGGGATTACCTTGGTGAAGTAACGGGAAAGTATCTGCTAGTCCTAGCTAATGATCAGTCGGCTCCGGCCGCTAAATCCTTTTGGGTAAAATTCCTGAACAGGGATACTTCTTTTTTTGAAGGTACAGAGAAAATCGCTAGACAGTTAAATGCTCCGGTGATCTTTGTTAAGATTTCAGTTCCCAAAAGAGGGCATTACAGGGTAAGTTTCCATCTCATCACTGAAGATCCAAGTAAGGAGGAACTGGGCCATATACTGAATGAGCACGCGCGCTTACTTGAAGAGAATATCCATGCTGCCCCCCAGTATTGGCTATGGTCACATAAAAGGTGGAAACATAAAAAACCCGCAGGTTTTACCTACGGGTTCACAAGACGTATTAGTTGA
- a CDS encoding nucleotidyltransferase family protein — translation MNTGAVILAGGESKRMGKIKALLPVNEIPIIRYLGDRLIETDLHPIVIVLGAHRKQIAPALEGMPIGVIDNPDWQNGLGTSLRMGLVGSYMITKGIDALIFMAVDMPEVSVDHLESLKKAAESEVEVVFTKGTDFPFIVKSSAFLQILDLNHDQAIESLKKLPHLEIDFGGMLDLNHYDDYLNYEWKP, via the coding sequence ATGAACACAGGAGCGGTAATTTTAGCGGGAGGAGAAAGCAAGCGAATGGGCAAAATTAAAGCCCTTTTACCTGTGAATGAGATTCCCATAATCAGGTATTTGGGAGATCGGTTGATTGAAACGGATCTTCATCCCATTGTTATAGTATTGGGCGCACATAGGAAGCAAATTGCTCCTGCTCTTGAAGGTATGCCCATTGGGGTTATAGATAATCCGGACTGGCAAAATGGACTAGGGACCTCCCTAAGGATGGGATTAGTAGGGAGTTATATGATTACCAAAGGTATTGATGCCTTGATTTTTATGGCCGTTGACATGCCTGAAGTCAGCGTAGATCATTTGGAAAGTTTGAAAAAAGCTGCGGAAAGTGAGGTAGAAGTAGTATTTACAAAAGGAACAGATTTCCCTTTTATAGTCAAGTCTTCTGCCTTCTTACAGATTTTGGACTTGAATCATGATCAGGCCATAGAAAGTCTTAAGAAACTGCCCCACCTGGAAATTGATTTTGGAGGTATGTTAGACCTTAACCATTATGATGATTATTTGAATTACGAATGGAAGCCATAA
- a CDS encoding vWA domain-containing protein, producing the protein MKNIFKVLLLSLFIVGCESDDPSAGSTFNIYLDYWNTTGRNPEIRFNEQKSSKEIKIDFNQTFEGQAEGTLYSKVIIDNFKILDRDNNNYTIQNIKAYEYRGDNVWKEDVEFKVQYTQTTDVGEMVLVLDRSESLGTDFERIKQYAAEFVEQTFASHPEVKIGVVDFSAYPSSLPITNNKEVILNYIKNLEMENFTALYDAMDMGVDMLLRSASQSRILVTFTDGTDNFSRATLNDVLSKINSDKNLNKIRGFFIGLAGKGDLDTSVPTLLSSKGWIVSVPQSATQVKEVFNKFGRLISNVYHLTYVRNQKIIPRNTPIVLRFDIQATK; encoded by the coding sequence ATGAAAAATATCTTCAAAGTACTCCTGCTATCTCTGTTTATAGTTGGATGTGAATCAGATGACCCTTCTGCCGGTTCCACTTTTAACATTTACCTGGATTACTGGAATACCACGGGTAGAAATCCTGAAATTCGTTTCAATGAACAAAAATCCTCAAAGGAGATCAAAATAGATTTCAATCAAACCTTTGAAGGACAAGCGGAAGGTACCCTGTACAGTAAAGTTATCATAGATAATTTTAAGATTCTGGATAGAGATAATAACAATTATACCATCCAAAATATCAAAGCCTACGAGTACAGAGGAGATAATGTTTGGAAAGAAGACGTAGAATTTAAGGTGCAGTATACGCAGACCACTGATGTAGGTGAGATGGTTTTGGTTTTAGACCGAAGCGAATCCTTAGGCACAGACTTCGAAAGAATCAAACAATACGCAGCGGAATTTGTGGAACAAACTTTTGCTTCCCACCCTGAAGTAAAGATAGGTGTAGTTGATTTTTCTGCTTATCCAAGTTCTTTGCCCATCACGAACAACAAAGAAGTTATCTTGAATTATATCAAAAATTTGGAGATGGAAAACTTCACTGCATTGTATGATGCTATGGATATGGGTGTTGATATGCTATTAAGATCCGCATCTCAATCTCGTATTTTAGTGACCTTCACGGATGGTACGGATAACTTTTCGCGTGCGACTCTAAATGACGTATTGTCAAAGATAAATTCCGACAAAAATTTAAACAAAATCAGAGGTTTCTTTATTGGACTTGCAGGTAAAGGTGATTTAGACACTTCCGTACCTACTCTTCTAAGCAGCAAAGGATGGATAGTTAGTGTGCCTCAAAGTGCCACTCAAGTGAAGGAAGTGTTCAATAAGTTCGGTAGATTGATTTCTAATGTGTATCACCTGACCTATGTACGAAATCAAAAGATTATCCCTCGAAATACGCCTATTGTTTTAAGATTTGATATTCAAGCCACCAAATAA
- a CDS encoding IS3 family transposase: MARSSFYYHQLCSKSDKYRELKELIKCIYHKHKGLYGYRRITDELQKLGRIINHKTVLKLMSLLGLKSLIRRKKYQSYRGDQGKIAPHILQRNFKADRPNQKWVTDITEFKVRAKMLYLSPIMDLYNQEIIS, translated from the coding sequence ATGGCTAGAAGTAGCTTTTATTATCATCAACTCTGCAGTAAAAGCGACAAGTACCGTGAGCTAAAGGAGCTCATTAAATGCATTTATCATAAGCATAAAGGGCTTTATGGCTACAGAAGGATTACAGATGAGCTGCAAAAGCTAGGCCGGATCATCAACCATAAAACGGTTTTAAAGTTGATGAGTTTATTGGGATTGAAGAGCTTGATTCGAAGGAAGAAATACCAGTCGTATCGGGGAGATCAAGGTAAAATAGCACCTCATATTTTACAACGTAACTTTAAAGCGGATCGGCCAAATCAGAAATGGGTAACAGACATCACAGAATTTAAAGTTCGAGCTAAAATGCTTTATTTATCACCCATTATGGATCTTTATAATCAAGAAATTATCAGTTAA
- a CDS encoding Dps family protein produces MSTIGIKPDPQVTKFLTILLADEFVLYMKTRNAHWNVEGPDFGTMHIFFETQYNELATIVDETAERLRKLDHYATASLTEYLKLTHLTEHKLEKTDSMTFIKALLEDHESIIIHIREQLKKLEDSLDKGTEDFITGLLEQHEKTAWMLRAHLK; encoded by the coding sequence ATGAGCACAATTGGCATAAAACCGGATCCCCAGGTAACCAAATTCCTGACCATCTTACTTGCAGATGAATTCGTCCTCTATATGAAAACCAGAAATGCACACTGGAACGTAGAAGGACCTGATTTTGGCACCATGCATATTTTTTTTGAAACGCAGTATAATGAACTGGCCACTATAGTAGATGAAACTGCGGAAAGGTTAAGAAAACTGGACCACTATGCTACAGCATCTTTAACGGAATATCTGAAACTGACTCACCTCACGGAACATAAATTAGAAAAAACAGACAGCATGACCTTCATAAAAGCCCTTCTGGAAGATCATGAGTCTATTATCATTCATATACGTGAGCAACTAAAAAAATTAGAGGATTCCTTAGATAAAGGCACAGAGGACTTTATCACAGGACTCCTAGAGCAGCACGAAAAGACCGCCTGGATGCTCCGAGCTCACCTTAAATAA